In Lolium rigidum isolate FL_2022 chromosome 7, APGP_CSIRO_Lrig_0.1, whole genome shotgun sequence, the DNA window CAGGAGATAGTAACCAAAGTCGGGGAAATATTTGAGCAAATTCTTAAAGAGGTACTGCAACCATTtacatttaaatgttatcttcttATTGTCTCGCTGTATCAGTTATAACCTTCTTGTGAATACTGCAGACGGTGAAAGTTAGAGATGAAAATGCAAACGACATGCCTCTTGTTCAAGCCATCTCAATTGTGCTAGACAAGAATCCACATCTAAGGTAAGTGGAGTACAGCAGATTTGTATAATTTGGAATGATGAAGTCTCAGTGCAGCTGTGAAATGACTAAAATATATGTATTTATCTTTACAGGCTTGAGGGTTTGCAATATGAAGTATTGCAGTGGTGCATTTGTAGATTGGAAGCATGGTTTGCTACGGACGTGGATAATATATCTTTGCAAAATTGGGATCAGGTATGTAGTAGGAACTGCTTGATATACTCATACCTAACATGTGTTCGTTTGTCGAGCCCCCACTTGCCAAGTCAGCAGATAAATGCTGGCTGATATGACCTGCACCGGTGCGTATTTGGACTATGACACTTGTCAAGTGTGCTGAGCTTTGCAAATTTACAGGAACATGTTCTTACTGGTGGACATGGACTTATGGTGAATGGCTATGATCCAGTTATCAGAGCCCTCTCTCGAGATCTTGATATCCACCTGAACCACAGGTACACAGAAGCATATCCTTATGATCCAATAATTCACATTGATAAGTCATTTCTAAGGCCCAAATAGACAGCTTCTTATTTCATCCTTTTTGTGATCAGGGTTACCAAAATCATCCAGCGGTATAATAAAGTGATTGTATGTGTGGAAGGCGGGACAAGCTTTGTTGCAGATGCTGCTATAATAACTGTCCCTCTTGGTGTACTCAAGGCAAATATCATCAAGTTTGAACCTGAGCTCCCAGAATGGAAACTATCAGCAATCGCTGATCTCGGTGTTGGCCTCGAGAACAAGATAGCCCTCCGGTTCGACACAATCTTTTGGCCCAATGTTGAAGTACTGGGTAGGGTTGCCCAAACATCAAATGCCTGCGGTTACTTTCTTAACCTTCACAAAGCCACAGGACACCCAGTCCTTGTATGCATGGTAGCCGGCAGATTCGCCTACGAAATGGAGAAGCTGTCGGACGAAGAATCTGTTAACTTTGTCATGTCACAGCTCAAAAAAATGCTTCCAGGTGCCACTGAACCGGTAAAGCTTTAGATGCTTATTTTCACATTCTCTACAGTGGTTGAagtatttcagaatttgtatgGTAGCTTTGAAAGTTCTAACCTCTTTTGCTAAACATTTCCAGGTTCAGTATCTGGTTTCACGGTGGGGGACCGACCCAAATTCACTCGGTTCCTACTCGTGCGACTTGGTggggaaaccagctgacttgtatGAAAGATTCTGTGCTCCGGTGGGCAACCTGTTTTTCGCCGGGGAGGCCGCCTGCATCGACCACTCTGGGTCCGTGCACGGTGCGTATTCATCAGGTATTGACGCTGCAGAGGACTGCCGAAGGCGCCTCTCGACTCAGCTAGGTATCTCCGATCTGTTCCAGGTCGGCAAGATTGCCATGAGGGAGGAGATGGCTGAAGTCATGGTCCCCCTCCAGATATCGAGGCTGTGAAAGAACAAACCTGTCTATTTAGCACCATGTTGTTCTGTTAACATTGTAGGCTGATTCATGTGCCGTATATGCCTCCAAAACTAGACAACCTCTCTGTTTGATCTTTAATGTAACTCTGAATAACATGCAGAATTAATCTCTCTGATGTCATTGATATTGCTCTTTTCATCAATTATGTGGTACTCTTATATTACGATTATGTGGTACTCTTTAGTTGTGTTTGGCATTGCAGTGAATTATTATATTTCGTATCCCCGACCAGTTTTTACATGTTTTAATATGTTTGACCAACTTTAACTATTAATTTCCTATAATATATTATATAAATAATCACATCACAACATGATTCAACAACCGCAAACTTAGCTTAAAGCAAAGAGGACATTGCCTAGCATTGTTTCTTCTGCATAATCTGATGTCTATTGGATCTTTCTTAGGGCCAAAGGCGGCCATCACCCCACCCGTCTACCTAAGTTTTTCTAAAGAATATCCTTAATTGCTAGGCTTAAATATCATGCATTCCCACTGTTCCATagattcagatgtatctatacagGAGTATTGCATAAAATTCAAAGATAAATATCTTTTGTGGTCCCCTCAATTCTCTCAGTCAAGCTCCACCACTCTTTATATAGAAAACCTTGTGGTGCCCAAGTTCGCATCTATAGGAATAATTCGTAATCTTGTGGGCCAAAAACATGGCATCAATTCCATGGTTACATCGTGCGAGACAACGCACAAATTTTATTCAGTTCGGTAGCATCAAATATAAATACCACTTTACTCTTAAAAGTAGTGTT includes these proteins:
- the LOC124675898 gene encoding polyamine oxidase 5 → MDQPPNAFAAGGLFVQHIDGQNTSPPSVIVIGGGISGIASARALSNASFKVTLLESRDRLGGRVHTDYSFGCPIDMGASWLHGVCNENSLAPLIRLLGLRLYRTSGDNSVLYDHDLESYALFDKDGRQVPQEIVTKVGEIFEQILKETVKVRDENANDMPLVQAISIVLDKNPHLRLEGLQYEVLQWCICRLEAWFATDVDNISLQNWDQEHVLTGGHGLMVNGYDPVIRALSRDLDIHLNHRVTKIIQRYNKVIVCVEGGTSFVADAAIITVPLGVLKANIIKFEPELPEWKLSAIADLGVGLENKIALRFDTIFWPNVEVLGRVAQTSNACGYFLNLHKATGHPVLVCMVAGRFAYEMEKLSDEESVNFVMSQLKKMLPGATEPVQYLVSRWGTDPNSLGSYSCDLVGKPADLYERFCAPVGNLFFAGEAACIDHSGSVHGAYSSGIDAAEDCRRRLSTQLGISDLFQVGKIAMREEMAEVMVPLQISRL